Proteins from a genomic interval of Ananas comosus cultivar F153 unplaced genomic scaffold, ASM154086v1, whole genome shotgun sequence:
- the LOC109704514 gene encoding WRKY transcription factor SUSIBA2-like isoform X2: MVQIIINVEPSPTTGTLTMPYIMNRTVQADALSSSRETSINSAYNNGSSGDFEFKPHARSYLHTSVPTLRASGSANANLQEHEPFVQTQIQANNPYNHAVTAHNEAFTTQESTLSIISRTSPTQPVECSEENITELRSDPGGPNPSSVVEKSAEDGYNWRKYGQKHVKGCENPRSYYKCTHPNCPAKKHIERSNDGQITETIYISEHDHPKPQPNRRSAVGALLSSQGVDKPDCLLSAEVNPIGTTELSSGSASEDDVDGGGGRSNTGDEIAADGDLEAKRRKLDAPNFDATAINRPNREPRVVVQTISEVDILDDGYRWRKYGQKVVRGNPNPRSYYKCTFNGCPVRKHVERASHDPRAVITTYEGKHNHDVPASRTNGHGVSASMTTTSVQNPTNNQFTQPEESDTISLDLGVGFSPNHNSPADEAQSLGIDQTPHHQMPSDSSIHASQVSALYRSGSIYGYIEDKNEGFTFKTAPVSHSSNLYSGNSVLDS; encoded by the exons ATGGTCCAGATCATTATAAAT GTTGAGCCTTCCCCAACCACTGGTACTTTGACTATGCCTTATATCATGAATAGAACTGTTCAAGCAGATGCATTATCTTCTTCAAGGGAGACTTCTATAAATAGTGCATACAATAATGGGAGCTCTGGAGATTTTGAGTTCAAGCCCCATGCCAGATCATATTTGCATACATCAGTACCTACATTGCGAGCTTCG GGTTCTGCTAATGCTAATCTCCAAGAACACGAGCCTTTTGTGCAAACACAAATTCAAGCCAATAATCCTTATAATCATGCAGTGACAGCTCACAATGAAGCTTTCACTACACAGGAATCAACTCTCTCAATAATTTCTCGAACTTCTCCAACTCAACCTGTTGAATGTTCAGAGGAAAATATCACAGAATTACGGTCTGATCCTGGTGGACCTAATCCTTCCTCTGTAGTTGAGAAATCCGCAGAAGATGGATATAACTGGCGCAAGTATGGGCAGAAACATGTTAAAGGATGTGAAAATCCACGTAGTTACTACAAATGTACACATCCTAACTGCCCAGCAAAGAAGCATATAGAACGCTCCAATGACGGACAAATAACTGAAACTATCTACATAAGCGAGCATGATCATCCTAAACCTCAACCTAACCGTCGATCAGCAGTTGGTGCACTTCTGTCCAGCCAGGGAGTGGACAAACCTGATTGTTTATTAAGTGCTGAAG TCAATCCAATTGGTACGACTGAGCTTTCTTCTGGCTCAGCTAGTGAGGATGATGTTGATGGTGGAGGTGGTCGATCCAACACTGGTGATGAAATTGCTGCTGATGGTGACCTAGAGGCAAAACGCAG GAAATTGGATGCTCCTAATTTTGATGCTACTGCAATCAATAGACCTAACCGTGAACCACGTGTGGTTGTACAAACTATAAGCGAAGTTGACATCCTGGATGATGGGTACCGCTGGCGGAAATATGGCCAAAAGGTAGTAAGAGGCAACCCGAATCCAAG GAGTTACTACAAATGCACATTTAATGGGTGTCCTGTAAGGAAACATGTTGAGAGGGCGTCGCACGATCCAAGAGCAGTAATAACCACCTATGAGGGCAAACACAACCATGATGTTCCTGCCTCGAGGACCAACGGCCATGGAGTTTCTGCATCGATGACTACTACAAGCGTTCAAAACCCTACCAACAACCAATTCACCCAACCAGAGGAGAGCGACACGATCAGCCTCGATCTTGGTGTCGGGTTCAGCCCAAATCACAACAGCCCTGCCGATGAGGCACAGTCCTTGGGCATAGACCAAACCCCCCATCACCAAATGCCATCTGATAGTTCCATTCACGCAAGCCAAGTATCGGCGCTATATAGAAGTGGCAGCATATATGGGTATATTGAAGACAAGAATGAGGGTTTTACCTTCAAAACAGCACCTGTGAGCCATTCATCTAACTTATATTCTGGGAATTCAGTGCTGGATTCATAG
- the LOC109704513 gene encoding scarecrow-like protein 21 isoform X2, giving the protein MQSSKQYGYPDNSQKPYYDRKPMSVTEEELHYVPQNHQDLHYLSSDDNSQRGSIPPQKPSQEQYCTLESSLAPPVCTKQNSPPSSVSFSSSSGSPHSQQDSQSDNTYGSPISVSCITEDPHDLKNKLREIETAMLGPDSDNIVNSFETSFASHLSLEPEKWKQVLEIPKGDLKQVLIACARAMAEEDFFVVEWLMSELRPMVSVSGEPIQRLGAYLLEGLVARRASSGSSIYKALKCKEPTSSDLLSYMHILYEACPYFKFAYMSANGAIAEALKGENMVHIIDFQLAQGTQWVSLIQALAARPGGPPRVKITGIDDSVSAYARGGGLNLVGHRLSRLAESCNVPFEFNAAAMSGCEVEREHLAVRPGEALAVNFPFMLHHMPDESVSTANHRDRLLRLVKSLNPKVVTLVEQESNTNTAPFFPRFLETLDYYTAIFESIDVTLPREHKDRISVEQHCLARDIVNIIACEGPERVERHELYGKWRARFMMAGFKPYPLSSLVNATIKTLLQSYCTSYSLEERDGVLYLGWLDRPLAVSCAWR; this is encoded by the coding sequence ATGCAATCCTCTAAACAGTACGGATACCCAGATAACTCCCAGAAACCATACTATGATCGTAAACCCATGTCGGTTACAGAAGAGGAGTTGCATTATGTGCCACAAAATCACCAAGATCTACACTATCTATCCTCCGATGATAATTCCCAGAGAGGGAGTATTCCGCCTCAGAAACCAAGTCAAGAGCAATACTGCACTCTTGAGTCATCTTTGGCTCCTCCTGTTTGTACGAAACAGAATTCGCCACCATCTTCTGTTAGCTTTTCTTCTTCGAGTGGGAGCCCACATTCTCAGCAGGATAGTCAATCGGACAATACCTACGGGTCCCCTATAAGTGTTTCGTGTATTACCGAGGATCCACATGATCTAAAGAACAAATTACGGGAAATAGAGACTGCAATGCTTGGACCAGACTCAGATAATATAGTTAACAGCTTTGAAACCTCCTTTGCAAGCCATCTCTCTCTCGAACCTGAGAAGTGGAAGCAAGTGCTTGAAATCCCTAAAGGAGATTTGAAGCAGGTGCTTATAGCTTGTGCTCGAGCTATGGCCGAGGAGGACTTTTTCGTGGTGGAATGGCTTATGTCTGAGCTAAGGCCGATGGTTTCAGTCTCTGGGGAGCCGATCCAACGGTTGGGAGCCTACTTGTTGGAAGGGCTTGTGGCTCGGCGAGCCTCCTCGGGTAGTTCGATATACAAAGCTTTGAAGTGCAAAGAACCCACAAGTTCTGACCTCCTTTCGTACATGCACATCCTTTATGAAGCATGTCCCTACTTCAAATTTGCGTACATGTCGGCAAACGGCGCGATTGCAGAGGCTCTTAAAGGGGAGAACATGGTCCACATTATTGATTTCCAGCTCGCGCAGGGCACCCAGTGGGTGTCTCTAATTCAGGCCCTCGCAGCAAGGCCCGGTGGGCCACCACGCGTCAAAATCACTGGCATCGATGATTCAGTTTCCGCTTACGCGCGAGGCGGTGGGCTTAATCTAGTGGGCCACAGGCTATCTCGACTTGCCGAGTCATGCAATGTGCCGTTTGAATTCAACGCTGCTGCTATGTCAGGGTGTGAAGTGGAGCGCGAACATCTCGCGGTGCGGCCGGGGGAAGCATTGGCTGTGAACTTTCCGTTTATGCTTCATCATATGCCTGATGAGAGTGTGAGCACTGCGAATCACCGGGACAGGCTTTTGAGATTGGTGAAGAGTCTCAATCCAAAGGTGGTGACCCTTGTGGAGCAAGAATCCAACACAAATACAGCTCCGTTCTTCCCGAGATTCTTGGAAACTCTAGATTACTACACGGCTATCTTTGAATCGATTGATGTGACTCTCCCTAGAGAACATAAAGATCGAATCAGTGTAGAGCAGCATTGCTTGGCGAGAGACATAGTCAATATTATAGCTTGCGAGGGCCCAGAAAGGGTGGAAAGGCACGAGCTTTATGGGAAATGGAGGGCACGGTTCATGATGGCTGGGTTTAAGCCTTACCCGTTGAGCTCGTTGGTGAACGCCACGATTAAGACGCTGCTGCAGAGCTACTGCACGAGTTATAGCCTCGAAGAGAGAGACGGCGTGCTTTATCTCGGGTGGCTGGATAGACCGTTGGCCGTGTCTTGCGCTTGGAGGTGA
- the LOC109704513 gene encoding chitin-inducible gibberellin-responsive protein 2-like isoform X3 yields MSVTEEELHYVPQNHQDLHYLSSDDNSQRGSIPPQKPSQEQYCTLESSLAPPVCTKQNSPPSSVSFSSSSGSPHSQQDSQSDNTYGSPISVSCITEDPHDLKNKLREIETAMLGPDSDNIVNSFETSFASHLSLEPEKWKQVLEIPKGDLKQVLIACARAMAEEDFFVVEWLMSELRPMVSVSGEPIQRLGAYLLEGLVARRASSGSSIYKALKCKEPTSSDLLSYMHILYEACPYFKFAYMSANGAIAEALKGENMVHIIDFQLAQGTQWVSLIQALAARPGGPPRVKITGIDDSVSAYARGGGLNLVGHRLSRLAESCNVPFEFNAAAMSGCEVEREHLAVRPGEALAVNFPFMLHHMPDESVSTANHRDRLLRLVKSLNPKVVTLVEQESNTNTAPFFPRFLETLDYYTAIFESIDVTLPREHKDRISVEQHCLARDIVNIIACEGPERVERHELYGKWRARFMMAGFKPYPLSSLVNATIKTLLQSYCTSYSLEERDGVLYLGWLDRPLAVSCAWR; encoded by the coding sequence ATGTCGGTTACAGAAGAGGAGTTGCATTATGTGCCACAAAATCACCAAGATCTACACTATCTATCCTCCGATGATAATTCCCAGAGAGGGAGTATTCCGCCTCAGAAACCAAGTCAAGAGCAATACTGCACTCTTGAGTCATCTTTGGCTCCTCCTGTTTGTACGAAACAGAATTCGCCACCATCTTCTGTTAGCTTTTCTTCTTCGAGTGGGAGCCCACATTCTCAGCAGGATAGTCAATCGGACAATACCTACGGGTCCCCTATAAGTGTTTCGTGTATTACCGAGGATCCACATGATCTAAAGAACAAATTACGGGAAATAGAGACTGCAATGCTTGGACCAGACTCAGATAATATAGTTAACAGCTTTGAAACCTCCTTTGCAAGCCATCTCTCTCTCGAACCTGAGAAGTGGAAGCAAGTGCTTGAAATCCCTAAAGGAGATTTGAAGCAGGTGCTTATAGCTTGTGCTCGAGCTATGGCCGAGGAGGACTTTTTCGTGGTGGAATGGCTTATGTCTGAGCTAAGGCCGATGGTTTCAGTCTCTGGGGAGCCGATCCAACGGTTGGGAGCCTACTTGTTGGAAGGGCTTGTGGCTCGGCGAGCCTCCTCGGGTAGTTCGATATACAAAGCTTTGAAGTGCAAAGAACCCACAAGTTCTGACCTCCTTTCGTACATGCACATCCTTTATGAAGCATGTCCCTACTTCAAATTTGCGTACATGTCGGCAAACGGCGCGATTGCAGAGGCTCTTAAAGGGGAGAACATGGTCCACATTATTGATTTCCAGCTCGCGCAGGGCACCCAGTGGGTGTCTCTAATTCAGGCCCTCGCAGCAAGGCCCGGTGGGCCACCACGCGTCAAAATCACTGGCATCGATGATTCAGTTTCCGCTTACGCGCGAGGCGGTGGGCTTAATCTAGTGGGCCACAGGCTATCTCGACTTGCCGAGTCATGCAATGTGCCGTTTGAATTCAACGCTGCTGCTATGTCAGGGTGTGAAGTGGAGCGCGAACATCTCGCGGTGCGGCCGGGGGAAGCATTGGCTGTGAACTTTCCGTTTATGCTTCATCATATGCCTGATGAGAGTGTGAGCACTGCGAATCACCGGGACAGGCTTTTGAGATTGGTGAAGAGTCTCAATCCAAAGGTGGTGACCCTTGTGGAGCAAGAATCCAACACAAATACAGCTCCGTTCTTCCCGAGATTCTTGGAAACTCTAGATTACTACACGGCTATCTTTGAATCGATTGATGTGACTCTCCCTAGAGAACATAAAGATCGAATCAGTGTAGAGCAGCATTGCTTGGCGAGAGACATAGTCAATATTATAGCTTGCGAGGGCCCAGAAAGGGTGGAAAGGCACGAGCTTTATGGGAAATGGAGGGCACGGTTCATGATGGCTGGGTTTAAGCCTTACCCGTTGAGCTCGTTGGTGAACGCCACGATTAAGACGCTGCTGCAGAGCTACTGCACGAGTTATAGCCTCGAAGAGAGAGACGGCGTGCTTTATCTCGGGTGGCTGGATAGACCGTTGGCCGTGTCTTGCGCTTGGAGGTGA
- the LOC109704513 gene encoding chitin-inducible gibberellin-responsive protein 2-like isoform X1, with product MTASPIKHSAANISMQSSKQYGYPDNSQKPYYDRKPMSVTEEELHYVPQNHQDLHYLSSDDNSQRGSIPPQKPSQEQYCTLESSLAPPVCTKQNSPPSSVSFSSSSGSPHSQQDSQSDNTYGSPISVSCITEDPHDLKNKLREIETAMLGPDSDNIVNSFETSFASHLSLEPEKWKQVLEIPKGDLKQVLIACARAMAEEDFFVVEWLMSELRPMVSVSGEPIQRLGAYLLEGLVARRASSGSSIYKALKCKEPTSSDLLSYMHILYEACPYFKFAYMSANGAIAEALKGENMVHIIDFQLAQGTQWVSLIQALAARPGGPPRVKITGIDDSVSAYARGGGLNLVGHRLSRLAESCNVPFEFNAAAMSGCEVEREHLAVRPGEALAVNFPFMLHHMPDESVSTANHRDRLLRLVKSLNPKVVTLVEQESNTNTAPFFPRFLETLDYYTAIFESIDVTLPREHKDRISVEQHCLARDIVNIIACEGPERVERHELYGKWRARFMMAGFKPYPLSSLVNATIKTLLQSYCTSYSLEERDGVLYLGWLDRPLAVSCAWR from the coding sequence ATGACAGCTTCTCCTATAAAGCATTCGGCCGCTAACATATCCATGCAATCCTCTAAACAGTACGGATACCCAGATAACTCCCAGAAACCATACTATGATCGTAAACCCATGTCGGTTACAGAAGAGGAGTTGCATTATGTGCCACAAAATCACCAAGATCTACACTATCTATCCTCCGATGATAATTCCCAGAGAGGGAGTATTCCGCCTCAGAAACCAAGTCAAGAGCAATACTGCACTCTTGAGTCATCTTTGGCTCCTCCTGTTTGTACGAAACAGAATTCGCCACCATCTTCTGTTAGCTTTTCTTCTTCGAGTGGGAGCCCACATTCTCAGCAGGATAGTCAATCGGACAATACCTACGGGTCCCCTATAAGTGTTTCGTGTATTACCGAGGATCCACATGATCTAAAGAACAAATTACGGGAAATAGAGACTGCAATGCTTGGACCAGACTCAGATAATATAGTTAACAGCTTTGAAACCTCCTTTGCAAGCCATCTCTCTCTCGAACCTGAGAAGTGGAAGCAAGTGCTTGAAATCCCTAAAGGAGATTTGAAGCAGGTGCTTATAGCTTGTGCTCGAGCTATGGCCGAGGAGGACTTTTTCGTGGTGGAATGGCTTATGTCTGAGCTAAGGCCGATGGTTTCAGTCTCTGGGGAGCCGATCCAACGGTTGGGAGCCTACTTGTTGGAAGGGCTTGTGGCTCGGCGAGCCTCCTCGGGTAGTTCGATATACAAAGCTTTGAAGTGCAAAGAACCCACAAGTTCTGACCTCCTTTCGTACATGCACATCCTTTATGAAGCATGTCCCTACTTCAAATTTGCGTACATGTCGGCAAACGGCGCGATTGCAGAGGCTCTTAAAGGGGAGAACATGGTCCACATTATTGATTTCCAGCTCGCGCAGGGCACCCAGTGGGTGTCTCTAATTCAGGCCCTCGCAGCAAGGCCCGGTGGGCCACCACGCGTCAAAATCACTGGCATCGATGATTCAGTTTCCGCTTACGCGCGAGGCGGTGGGCTTAATCTAGTGGGCCACAGGCTATCTCGACTTGCCGAGTCATGCAATGTGCCGTTTGAATTCAACGCTGCTGCTATGTCAGGGTGTGAAGTGGAGCGCGAACATCTCGCGGTGCGGCCGGGGGAAGCATTGGCTGTGAACTTTCCGTTTATGCTTCATCATATGCCTGATGAGAGTGTGAGCACTGCGAATCACCGGGACAGGCTTTTGAGATTGGTGAAGAGTCTCAATCCAAAGGTGGTGACCCTTGTGGAGCAAGAATCCAACACAAATACAGCTCCGTTCTTCCCGAGATTCTTGGAAACTCTAGATTACTACACGGCTATCTTTGAATCGATTGATGTGACTCTCCCTAGAGAACATAAAGATCGAATCAGTGTAGAGCAGCATTGCTTGGCGAGAGACATAGTCAATATTATAGCTTGCGAGGGCCCAGAAAGGGTGGAAAGGCACGAGCTTTATGGGAAATGGAGGGCACGGTTCATGATGGCTGGGTTTAAGCCTTACCCGTTGAGCTCGTTGGTGAACGCCACGATTAAGACGCTGCTGCAGAGCTACTGCACGAGTTATAGCCTCGAAGAGAGAGACGGCGTGCTTTATCTCGGGTGGCTGGATAGACCGTTGGCCGTGTCTTGCGCTTGGAGGTGA